The following coding sequences are from one Gadus morhua chromosome 10, gadMor3.0, whole genome shotgun sequence window:
- the lrrtm2 gene encoding leucine-rich repeat transmembrane neuronal protein 2 produces MGFHSRWPLVGPAPTALCLCLISMLLLCLLPPASCTTCPQKCRCEDLQFYCDTQGLQAPPDGVDKGALGLSLRHNSISELSPDQFYGFSQLTWLHLDHNQITTVQEDAFQGLYKLKDLNLSSNRITKLPNTTFIHLINLQILDLSFNQMTALEPELFHGLRKLQILHLRSNSLRTTPVRAFWDCRSLEYLGLSNNRLRSLARNGFAGLIKLRELHLEHNQLTKINLAHFPRLVALQSLHIQWNKINNLTCGMEWTWTTLEKLDLTGNEIRVLTPDVFETLPNLKILLLDNNKLSSLDPLVMDMWKSLGTIGLSSNLWECTKRICSLATWLSTFKGRWEHSILCHSPEYAQGEEILDAVYGFQLCHNFSAPVVQTISTTTEATTTPEVTSSLFGIMQQTATQDYAEDFGSFTTFTTTTTTTTKPPRTAPATTTTMEEAAVTDVFETDNTVLTDRVIIGTMALLFSFFFIIFIVFISRKCCPPTLRRIRHCSAIQNRRQMRTQQRQPMADLATQVPYNEYEPSHEEGALVIINGYGQCKCQQLPYKECEV; encoded by the exons ATGG GTTTCCATTCAAGGTGGCCATTGGTGGGACCCGCACCAACGGCACTCTGTCTATGTCTGATCAGCATGCTGCTACTGTGTCTGCTGCCTCCTGCGTCGTGCACAACCTGCCCTCAGAAATGCCGCTGTGAGGACCTGCAGTTCTACTGCGACACGCAGGGGCTCCAAGCGCCCCCAGATGGCGTGGACAAGGGGGCCTTGGGGCTGTCCCTACGCCACAACAGCATCAGCGAGCTCAGCCCCGACCAATTCTATGGCTTCAGCCAGCTCACCTGGCTCCACCTAGACCACAATCAGATCACCACCGTTCAAGAGGACGCCTTTCAGGGCCTCTACAAACTCAAGGACCTCAACCTGAGCTCCAATCGCATCACCAAGTTGCCCAACACAACCTTCATTCACCTCATCAACCTACAAATATTGGACCTATCCTTTAATCAGATGACTGCATTGGAACCAGAACTATTTCATGGACTGAGGAAGCTCCAGATTCTCCATCTGCGCTCCAACTCCCTCCGTACCACACCTGTACGGGCCTTCTGGGACTGCCGCAGCCTGGAGTATCTGGGCCTGAGCAACAACCGTCTGCGGAGCTTGGCCAGGAACGGCTTTGCTGGGCTCATTAAGCTCCGAGAGCTGCATTTGGAACACAATCAGCTAACCAAGATCAACCTAGCCCATTTCCCTCGCCTGGTGGCCCTTCAATCTCTCCATATACAATGGAATAAGATCAACAATCTGACCTGTGGCATGGAGTGGACCTGGACCACCTTAGAAAAGCTTGACTTAACCGGGAATGAGATCCGGGTCCTGACACCTGACGTGTTTGAAACATTGCCAAACTTAAAGATTTTGCTTCTGGATAACAACAAACTGAGCAGTCTGGATCCACTGGTCATGGATATGTGGAAGTCACTGGGCACCATTGGCCTGTCTAGTAACCTTTGGGAATGTACCAAAAGGATCTGCTCTCTGGCCACATGGCTGAGTACCTTCAAGGGGAGGTGGGAACATTCAATCCTTTGCCATAGTCCAGAATATGCCCAGGGTGAGGAGATACTAGATGCAGTGTATGGATTCCAGCTCTGCCATAACTTTTCAGCACCAGTTGTACAAACCATTAGCACCACCACGGAGGCCACTACAACCCCAGAGGTCACAAGCTCGCTTTTCGGAATAATGCAGCAGACAGCCACACAGGACTATGCAGAGGATTTTGGGAGCTTTACCACGTTTACCACCACCACGACGACCACTACTAAACCACCACGCACTGCTCCGGCCACCACTACCACGATGGAGGAGGCAGCGGTCACAGATGTCTTTGAAACAGACAATACTGTCCTGACCGATCGGGTTATCATTGGAACTATGGCCCTCCTGTTTTCATTCttcttcattattttcattGTGTTCATCTCACGTAAGTGCTGCCCTCCCACCTTGCGCCGGATACGCCACTGCTCGGCTATTCAGAACCGCAGACAGATGAGAACGCAGCAGCGCCAGCCTATGGCAGACCTTGCCACACAGGTACCCTATAATGAATACGAGCCCAGCCATGAAGAAGGAGCCCTTGTCATCATCAACGGTTATGGGCAGTGCAAGTGTCAGCAACTGCCTTATAAAGAGTGTGAAGTATGA